The genomic segment ACTCGCTCGCCATGAATGCAGACGAGGCGAACAAGCAGGGGATTGTCAGCATCAGCGATCTGGCACAGGCCATCCGCAGCGGCAAGGCGCTCCGTTTCGCCTGCAATTCCGAGTTCTATGCCCGCCCGGATGGCTTGCGTCCGCTGGAAAAGAGCTATGGCTTCGACTTCGCGCGCGCCAAGCTCAAGCGCATGGACACCGGCCTGACCTATCAGGCCCTGAAAGACCGCCAGGTGGATATTGCGCTGGTCTTTGCCACCGATGGCCGTGTGCCTGCCTTCAACTTTGTGATATTGAAGGACGACAAGGGCTTTTTCCCGGCCTATGCATTGACGCCGGTGGTCAGAAAGGTCGTGCTCGACGCCAATCCCTCGCTGGCCCCCATTCTGAATGCACTGTCCGAAAAACTCGATGCCCCCACCATGGCGCGCCTGAACGCGAGTGTCGATGTCTCCCGCAAATCATTGCGCGAGGTCGCCCGCGACTTCCTGAAACAGTCGGGCCTGATCGGATGAAGACCCTGCAACGCAAATCATCATGAACCAGAACCTGATCAAGGTCGCCGCAGCGCAGATCGACGGCGCCTATGGCGATATCGGCGCAAACCTGAGCCGCCACCTCGGCCTCATTGCGCAGGCCCGCGCCGGCGCTGTGGGCTTGCTGGTCTTTCCTGAGCTGTCGCTGTGCGGGCACAGCGCCGGCAAGGATGCCTTGAGGCTGGCCATGACCCGCGACGACCCGGTGATTGCCGCGCTTGCAGAGGCGAGCACGGATTTGCACACCGTGTTCGGCTTCATCGAGGAAGCCCCCGCCGGCCAGTTTTACAACAGCCAGGCGACGGTCGCCCATGGCAAGCTCATCCATGTGCACCGCAAGGTGCAACTGGCAACCTACGGCAAGTTGAGGGATGGGCTGTACTACGCTGCCGGCACGGTGTGCGGGAGTTTTCCGCTCGATGCGCGCTGGCAGATGGCCACGCCCATCTGCGCGGATTTGTGGAACCCGGCGCTGGTGCACGCGCTCGCCTGCGATGGCGCCACCTTGCTCGCAGCGCCGGTCAGTTCCGCCCGCGAAGCGGTGGGAGCCGGCTTCGACAATCCCTCCGCCTGGGACATCAACCTGCGCTTTTACGCGCTCACCTATGGCGTAGCCATCGTCATGGCCAACCGCGTAGGCAGCGAGGGAATGATGAGCTTCTGGGGCGGCTCGCGCATCCTCGACCCCTTCGGCCAGACGGTCGCGCTTGGCAGCGCCAGTGAAGAGGGCTTGATCATCGGTGAGATCGACTATGAGTCGGTGCGCCAGGCGCGCTTTTTGTTGCCCACCGTGCGGGATGCGCGCGCCTTGCGCCAGCGGGCCGCAAAACACGCCCTGGCCCAGGACTGAGAGACAGCGATGCAGGATTTTCTTCTCGATGATGCCGACCGGATGTTCCGCGCCGAAGTCCGCGCCTTTTTGCAGCGCGAACTGGCGCCACGAGCGGTCGCCATCGAAGACCGGCAAGACTGGTCTGCCGTGAAGCAAGTGGTGCGCGCACTTGGCGCGGCCGGTTACCTGCGGCTGATGTTTGCCGACCTGTACCAGGGCAGCCTGGCCCAGCCCGGCCTCACCCATGCAACCGTGCTTTCCGAAGAAGCCGCCTACCTCAACTACGCCTTCGAGACCACCATCGCAACGGCGTTGAGTTGCGCCTACCCCCTGCATCGCCATGCCAGCCGCCGCCTGTGCGACACCTATCTGGCGCCGATTCTCGATGGCGCCGCGATTGGCGCCATCTGCGTGACGGAAACCAATGTCGGCAGCGATTCGGCAGGCATGGAAACGCGCATGGTGTTTGACGCCAAGACCAATGAATGGGTCATCGATGGCTTCAAGCGCTATATCTCCAACGCTTCCGTGGCCGATGTGTATATCGTCTATGGCATGGCAAGCGCCGGGATGACGGCCATTGCCGTGCCGGGCCATGCGCCCGGCATCCGGTTTCCGCGCAATTACACCTTCATGGGGCGGCGCGGCTCTCTCGTGGGCGAAGTTGAATTCAAGGACTGCCGCGTATCGGCTGAGCACTTGCTCGGCGAGCCGGGCGGCGGGTCGCGCATCATGCGCGGCATGTTCAATTTCGAGCGCGTCATCCTCGGCGGCTCAGGTCTTGGCGTTGCGCGCAGCGCATTCGATATCGCGGTGGCGCATGCGCAGCAGCGCCAGAGTTTCGGCCAGGCGCTCGGTTGCAAACAACTGATCTGGGACAAGATCGCGCAGATGAGCTGGAGAATCGATGCGGCAGAGCTGCTCACCTATCGGGCCAGCAAAATGTATGACGCCGGCAGCGACGGCAAGGCGCTGATGAAGGAAGCTGCCATGGCAAAACTGGTCGCCACCGAAACGGCAAACTTCTGCGCCAATGAAACCGTGCAGATTCTCGGCGGCGACGGCATCACCAAGGAGTTCGGTCGCGCCGAACAGATTTACCGCGACGCGCGCGCGCTCACCATCGTTGGCGGCACCTCCGAGATGGCCAAGTACCTGATCGCCAGCCGTGATTTGCCCGGTCTGCGGATCACGCTCTGAATACCCGGCTCATCACCCTGCTCATTACTCAGCTTATGCCGTTTTATGCCCACCATCGCCTCCCTCTTTGAAAACACCGTCAGCAAATACCCCGACCGCCCGGCCCTCGCCTGCGGCGCCAGCACACTTTCCTATGCCGCCTGGAATGCGCGTGTCCGACGCTTTGCGCAAGCCCTGTTCAACCTGGGGGTGCGCCAGATGGACCGGGTTGCCATCCTGCAAAAGACCTCCGAGGCAACACCGACCGCGTACATGGCCTGCCAGTTGCTCGGCGCGATTGCCGTGCCGATGAATCATCGGCTCTCGCCCGATGAGGCGGCCTACATCCTGCGCGATGCCGGCGCCCGCGCCGTGATCTACGACGATGCGATGCTGCCGCTCATGGGCAAGATGGTGCTGGCGCTGCCGGACCTGCGCACCTTCATCCGCGTGCGCAGCGCAGCGTCCGATGTGTCCGATGTGTCCGGTGCGTCCGGTGCGTCCGGTGCGTCCGGTGCGCCCGATGCGCCCGGCCTGCCAAAACACCATCATTGCTTCGAGGCGCTGATCGATGGCGCCACACGGCTCGATGCGCCGCTGCCGCAACCGGGCGCGGAGGATATCTCGGCCATCGTCTACACCTCCGGCACGACCGGGCGTCCGAAAGGCGCGATTCACACCCACGGCAATGATGTGGCGATTGCGACCAACTGCGTGATGGAGTACAGCCTGACCTGCACCGACGTGGCGCTGCATATCGCGCCGCTGTATCACGTCGGCGGCATGCAAGCCTATTTCCTGCCGCACATGGTGGTGGGCGCTGCCAACGTGATCTTGCCGCGTTACACAGCGCTGACCACGCTGGAGGCGATTGCGCGCCATCGCGTCACCACCTTGTTCGCAGTGCCCACGCAAATTCAGGACATGCTGTTCCACCCCGACTTCGCCGCCATGGATGTCAGCAGCCTGCGCATGATCACCACAGGCGGCGCCGCCATTGCTGCGGCCACGATGCAGCGCGTCATCCATGAGTTTTGCCCCCGCGTCTTCAACGGCTATGGCATGACCGAAGCCAGTCTGACCCTGCTGCTGCATCCGCGCGATGCCTTGGCGCATCTCGGCTCCTGCGGCAAGCCGACCCTGATCAGCACCTGCCGCGTCATCAGGAACGACCCTGAACGCAGGGTCGCCGCCAGCGAGACCCTGGCTGCCGGCGAGGTCGGACAACTCATCGTGCGAGGCCCGCAACTGGTTGCCCGCTACTGGAACGACCCCGCTGAAACGGAAAAAAAATTCAGGGATGGCTGGCTCTACACAGGCGACCTTTTCAGCGTCGATGACGCCGGATATTTTCACTTTCATGGACGCGCCGACGACATGATCGTGTCCGGCGGCGAAAACATCTATCCGCGCGAAATCGAGGAAGTCCTGTACCACTGCCCCGGCGTGCAAGAGGCCGCCGTGATTGGCCTGCCCGACCCGAAATGGGGGCAGGCCGTCACGGCCTTCGTGGTCAAGAGCGATATCGATCTCCTTGCCGCCGAGGTCATCGCCTTCTGCAAGGCCAGCCTCACGTCGTACAAATGCCCGAAACAAGTGTTCTTCCTCGACCAGTTGCCGCGCAACCCCAGTGGCAAGATATTGCGCAGGGAACTGGCACCGCAACCGGGAGTCTCGGCATGAGCCAAGCTGTGCTGTACGAGCAGGATGCAGCCATCGTCACGCCGACCCTCCACCGGCCAGCCACGCGCAATGCCCTGACCGACATGGAGATGATCGATGCGCTGGCGGCGCGCCTGTCCTGCGCGCAGGCCGATGCCCGCGTGCGCATGATCGTGCCGACCGGCGCCGGGCCAGCCTTCTCGTCGGGCGGCAACATCGAGCACATGCGCGACGCGCTTGGCCTGTTGCAAACGATTGCCGAGAATCCCCCGGCGTCTTGCGCATGTCCAAACGGCCCATGCGGGAAGGGCAGCGGATGGACCTGCCCAGCCTGCTGGAATCGTCAGCCGCATTTCAAGGCATTGCGCACCGCACGGCAGACCACCGTGCGGCGCTCGCCGCGACGTTTCAAAAACGCCCGTCGATGCGTGCCGGAGACTTAGCGCATGGACACGCCCGCGTTCATCCATCGCCTGGCATTCGAGGACCTACCCGCAGCGGTCGTCGAGCAAGGCAGGCTGTGCCTGCTCGATCTCCTGGGCGTGGCGCTGGCGGGCCGGCAGACCGCCTTGTCGCGCATCGCCAGCGACCATGCGGTCGAATTCTTTGGCGCTGGCAAGCTGCGCTCGCGCATTCTCTTCGACGGGCGCAGCGCCAGTCCTGTCGGCGCAGGCATGGCGGGCGCGATGACCATCGATAGCTGCGACGGCCACGATGGCCATGCGCAAACCAAGGGGCATGTCGGCGTGACCGTGCTGCCGGCATTGCTGGCGCTGGCCGATCGGCGCCATGACATGCCTGCCATGCCAGCCATGGGCAGCAGGGAATTTCTCACCGCGCTGGTGCTGGGCTACGAGATCGGCACGCGCGCCGGCATTGCCCTGCATGCCAGCGCCTGCGACTACCACACGTCCGGCGCCTGGAACGCGCTGGCAGCCGCCGCGCTCGCTGCCCGCCTGTTGCCGCTGGACATCCAACAGACCCGCGAGGCGCTCGGCATTGCCGAATACCACGGGCCGCGCAGCCAGATGATGCGCTGCATCGACCACCCGACCATGGTCAAGGATGGCTCAGGCTGGGGCTGCATGGCGGGACTCAGCGCAGGCTTTCTGGCGCAGCGAGGCTTTACCGGCGCACCCGCGCTCACCCTCGAGCAGCCCGCAGCCCAGGTGTATTGGGACGATCTCGGCACCCGCTGGCGCATCCTGGAGCAATACTTCAAGCCGCAGCCGGTCTGTCGCTGGGCGCATCCCGCCATCGATGCGGCACAGGCGCTGCGGCGCCGGCACGGCCTTGCGAGCGAGCAGATCCGCTCGGTGCGCATCGCCACCTTTCACCATGCAACGCGACTGTCCCACCCGCAGCCGGCCACGACCGAACAGGCGCAATACAGCCTGCCCTTCCCGGTGGCAGTGGCGCTGAAATACGGCGCGGTCAGATTCGACGCGCTGACAGGCGAGGCCCTCGAGGATGCCGAAGTCTTGCGCTTGAGCCACGCCATTCGCGCAGAGGAACGCGCCGAATTCAGTGCGCGCTTTCCCGAGCAACGCGTAGCCGACGTGAGGATCGAACTATTCGATGGCCGCCACTTCGACTCCGGGCCGACCCAGGCATCAGGCGACCCGGACTTGCCGCTTGCTGCCAGCGCGATTCGGCAAAAATTCTGGCGCTTTGCCGAAGGCGTGCACAGCAAACCGCAGGAATTGGCAAACCGGGTTGAACGGCTAGGCGCGGATGACACCCCGATCGCGCCCCTGCTCGACCTGGTGCTTGGCGAACTTCAGCGCCATCGATCTTCGCATCGAGGGATGACATAAAAATTCAGCGCAGCCCGTTTCCAAATCTGTGTGAACCTGCGTCATCTGCGGATTGGAAAATCGATTCATCCGCAGATTGATGCAGATGACATGGCGTTGACAGTGGTTCATACGGTTCTCGATATCGAGGCTGTTCTTCGATCGCGACCGGTGTTCGTGATTGCGGAGGGCTTTGTTTTTTGACCTTCGCCCCTTCGCCCCTTCGCCCATTGCGCGGGCGTCTGTGAGAGTCTGCGCCATCTGCAGACGACTTTGTTCCAACACGCGCTCATGAAACCCGACCCAGTCCTGACCCAACGCATGGGTTTCTTTCTGGTGCCGCATTTTTCGATGATGGCCCTCAGTTCCGCCACCGAACCGCTGCGCGCAGCCAACCGGGTGGCAGGCAAGCCGCTCTACAGTTGGCACCTGGTCAGTGCCGACGGCGAGCCGGTACCCTCGAGCTCCGGCTTTGCCCTGCTGCCCGAATTTGCCATGACCCTGGCGCCGGAATTTAGCCATTTCTTTGTCGTGGCAAGCATTGGCGTGGCGGATTATCGCAACCAGCAAGTGTTTCAGTTCTTGAGGCGCTATGCCGCCAGCGGGCGGCCACTCGGCGGCATCAGCCTTGGCTCCATGATCCTGGCGCGGGCCGGGCTGCTCGACCAGCGGCGTTGCACGATACACTGGGAAGCCTTGAGAGCGCTGGCCGACGAGTTCCCGGCAATCGAGGTCTGCCGCGACCTTTACTGCGTCGACGGCAACCGCCTGACCTGCGCCGGCGGCACGGCGGCCATGGACCTGATGCTGGAACTCATCGCCCGCCAGCATAGCCGCCAACTCGCCGTCGAAGTGGCCGACCAGTTCCTGCACACGCGCATACGCAGCGCCGCAGAAAGCCAGAAGATGGCCATCGAATGGCGCTACGGCGTTGCAGACCGGCGCATCGTCAACGCCATCACGCTGATGGAACAAAACATCGAGCGGCCCATTCCGATGAAAACCATCGCCTCTCTGGTCGGCATCTCGCCGCGCCAGTTTGAGCGGATGTGGTGGAAGCACTTCAATATGCGCCCATCGCAGTTCTACATCGAGCTGCGCTTGAAGGCGGCGCAAAAACTGCTGCACGAATCGACCTGGTCGCTGCTCGACATCGCCATGCGCTGCGGCTTTACCGGAGCATCCCATTTTGGCCGCTGCTACCGGAAATTATTTGATCGCACACCGGGCGAAGAACGCAACGCTACGCCCCGTTGAGAGGGCATGCACCGCCTTCGGCGCGCCGATGACGGCGCACTCGGGCGCGTTCGACTGCCGTTTCCAGGATAACCACCTTCCAGTGCCCACGGCCATGTGGCGTGAATTTCTTGCCTTGCACGAATGCACTGAAATGCACCGCATCTCCAGACAAAACGAATGGGCCTGTGAATGGGCCTGTATTTGTGTGGGTAAACCTCGGCTCAGGAGGGCGCCTTGGCAACCGTATCCGGGGCGCCGCCGCCCAGCGCTTTGTACAGCGTCACCTGGTTTTGCAACTGCGCCAGCCGCGTCTGCACCACGGCCTGCTGGGTGCTGAACAGGGAGCGCTGGGCGTCGAGCAGGTCCAGGTGGCTGGCCACGCCATTGAGGTAGCGCAGTTCGGCCAGCCGCAGGCTCGCCGCCTCCGCCTGTGCCTGGTTTTGCCGGGCCTGAACCTGTTCGCCCAGCGTCGCCTGGCCGGCCAGCGCGTCGGACACTTCACGGAAAGCGGTCTGTATGGCTTTCTCGTACTGCGCGACGGCGATGCTGCGGACGGCCTCGGAGACTTCGAGTTGGGCCTGGTTGCGGCCGGCGTCGAACAGTGCCAGCAGCAGCGACGGCGCGATCGAGAATCCCCACGACCCGCCATGGAACAAGCCCGATAGCGCGTCGCTGGCCGTGCCGGCCTGGGCGGTGAGCGTGATGTGCGGGAAGAATGCTGCCCGCGCAGCATCCATGCTGGCCTTGGCCGCGATCAGCTGCTGCTCGGCCTGGCGGATGTCCGGGCGGCGCGTGAGCAGTTCCGACGGCAGGCCCGCTGGCAGTGGCACCAGCGCCGGCGCATCGGCCAGCCGGCTGCGCGCCAGGCTGGCGCGGATGTCGTCCGGCAAGGCCTGGCCCAGCAGCAGGGCGAGGGCGTTTTCGTCGACGGCTCGCTGCCGCTGCTGTTGGGCCAATGTGGCCCGGGCGTCCTGCGTCAGCGACTCGGCCTGGCGCCAGTCGAGTTCCGAGACCACGCCGGCATCCAGACGCATCCGGGTCAGGCGCGCCGAGGACTCGCGCGAGGCCAGCGTCTGGCGCGACAGGCCGAGCAGTTCTTCATCCGCCAGCAGGTTCAGCCAGCCGTTGGCCACGGACGCTACCAGGCTGAGTTGCGCGGCGTTGCGCCCCTCCTGGCTGGCCAGATACTGGGCCAGGGCCTGATCCTTCAGGCGCGCGATGCGGCCAAAGAAGTCGATCTCCCAGGCCGTCACGGCCAGGCCCAGGCCAAACGACGGGTTCGGCTTGCCGTCCGTGGCGCGCGCGCGGCTGGCCTTGGCGTTCAGGTCGACGCCGGGGTACAGGTCTGCGCGGCGCAGTTGGAACTGGGCGCGCGTCTGTTCGACGTTCAGCATCGCCACGCGCAAATCGCGGTTGTTGGTCAGCGCAATGTCCAGCAGTTGGCGCAGCCGCGGGTCGGCAAAGTAGTCCTGCCAAGGCAGCAGGCTGGCAGCGCCTTGCGGGGCGTCTGCCGCTGCCAATGCGTAGCTCGCCGGCACCGGTGCCGCAGGGCGCTCGTAGGCGGTGGTCATGACCGAGCAGCCGGCCTGGGTCATCAGCAGCGCGACGGCGCAGAGGCGAAGCGGCAATGTGCGCGTTGCCGCAATGGCGGCAGTGGCGGCAATGGATTGGCGGCGTTCAATCATGGGTTTCGACTCCTGCGGCTTGCGCGTGGCGGCGGTTCATTTGCTGCTGGCGCGCGCTGCCTTTGAACAGGCCGCGGACCATGACGAAGAACCAGGGTACGAAGAACAGGGCCAGCGCCGTGCCGGTGATCATGCCGCCCAGCACGCCGGTGCCGATGGCGCGCTGGCTGGCCGAGCCGGCACCCGAGGCGATGACCAGCGGCATGACGCCCAAGCCAAAGGCCATCGAGGTCATCACGATGGGGCGAAAGCGCAACCGGGCAGCGGCCCGCGCCGATTCGATCAAGCCCTGACCCTGGGCCTGCAGGTCCTTGGCAAATTCGATGATCAAAATGGCGTTCTTGGCCGACAGGCCGATGATGGTGATCAGCCCCACCTGGAAGTAGATGTCGTTCGCGTAGCCGCGCAGCAAGGTGGCCAGCAGCACGCCCAGCACGCCCAGCGGCACCACCAGGATCACGGCCAGCGGAATCGACCAACTCTCGTACAGCGCGGCCAGGCACAGGAACACCGCCAGGATCGAAAAGCTGTACAGGATCAGCGCTTGCGCGCCGGCCAGCTTTTCTTCACGCGACTGTCCGGTCCACTCGAAGCCGAATCCTGCGGGCAACTGGGCGGCGAGTCTTTCCATCTCGGCCATCGCCGCGCCGGTGCTATAGCCCGGGGCTGCGGACCCGGAGATGCGCATTGCCGCGTAGCCGTTGTAGCGCACGGTCTGCTGCGCGCCGGTCACCCAGCGGGTGCTGGCAAAAGCGGACAGCGGCACCGGTTGGCCCTGGCGGTTGTGGGCGTTGATCTGCAGCAGATCCTCCGGCTGCATGCGGGCCGGGGCATCGGCTTGCACCACCACGCGCTGCAACCGGCCCTGGTTCGGGAAGTCGTTCACATAGTTCGCGCCCAAGGTCGTGGACAGTGCCGAGTTGATGGCATCGAACGACACGCCCAGGGCGTTGGCCCGGTCGCGGTCGATGTCGATCTGCAACTGCGGGGCGTCTTCCAGACCGTCCGGCCGCACCTGGGCCAGCAGCTTGCTTTGCGCGGCCAGGCCCAGCAATTGGTTGCGCGCACGCACCAATGCCTGGTGACCCGCAGCGCCGCGGTCTTGCAGCCGGAAGGTGAAGCCGCTGGCATTGCCCAGTTCGGGAATCGGTGGCGGGCTCAGCGGGAAGATGAATGCGTCCCGCACCCCCATCAGCGCGCCAAACGCGCGGCCTGCCAGGGCCTGGGCCGATTGCTCGGGCTTCGGGCGTTCAGACCAGTCCTTGAGCGTCACGAAGGCCAGCGCCGCGTTTTGCCCCTGGCCGGAAAAGCTGAAACCCAGAACGCCGACCATGCTTTCCACTTCGGGCTGCTGCAGGATGAAGCCCTCGACCTGCTGCACCACGGCCAGCGTGCGCTCCTGGGTGGCCCCCGGGGGCAGTTGCACGTTGACGATGATGCTGCCCTGGTCTTCTGCCGGCAGGAACGCGCCGGGCAGGCGCAGGTACAAAATGGCCACGGCGCCGATGATGGCGGCGTACAGGACCAGGTAACGGACGGCCCGCGTGAGCATGCGTGCCACCAGGCTTTCATATCCTTTGGCGGTGCGCGCGAAGCCGCGGTTCCAGCCCCCGAAAAAGCCGCCTTTTGCATGCTCCGGCCCGGCCGGCACGGGGCGGAGCAAGGTGGCGCACAACGCCGGGGTCAGCGACAGGGCCATGAACGCGGACAAACTGATGGACGCGACCATCACGGTGGCGAACTGGCGGTAGATGTTGCCGGTGGAGCCGGCAAAGAACGCCAGCGGCACGAACACCGAGATCAGCACCACGGTCACCCCGATGATGGCGCCCGAGATCTGGCGCATGGCTTTGCGGGTGGCATCCAGCGGCGACAGCCCCTCGGTGCGCATGATGCGCTCGACGTTTTCCACCACCACGATGGCGTCGTCCACCACGATACCGATCACCAGCACCATGCCGAACATGGTGAGCACGTTGATCGAAAAACCCAGTGCCAGCAGCGTGGCGAAGGTGCCCAGCAGGGCCACCGGGACCACGATGGTCGGGATGATCGTGTAGCGCCAGTTTTGCAGGAACAAAAACATCACCAGAAACACCAGGGCCACGGCCTCCAGCAGGGTCTCGGCGACTTGCCGGATGGACAGGCTGACAAAGCGCGAGCTGTCGTATGGAATGCTCCAGACCATGCCCTGGGGGAAATGGCGCGCGAGTTCATCCATGCGGGCGCGCACGGCCCGGGCCGCTTGCAGCGCGTTGCCGCCGGGGGCGAGTTGAAGACCGACGCCCACGGCGGGCTGGCCGTTCAGGCGGGCGGCGGTGGCGTAGGCCTGGCCGCCCAGTTCCACGCGCGCCACATCCTTGATGCGCACGGTCGAGCCGTCAGGGTTGGCGCGCAGCACCACATTGCCAAACTGCTCGGTGCTGGTGAGTTGGCCGTTGACGACGACGGTGGCCGTCACCTGCTGGTCTGCCTGGCCGGCAATGTGGGGCAGGTCGCCGATCGCGCCGCTGGTCACCTGCGCGTTCTGCGCGCGGATGGCGGCCGTGATCTCGGCGGCCGAGAGCGAAAAGCCGGCCATCTTGGCGGGGTCGATCCAGATGCGCATCGCGCGCTCGGTGCCGAACAGTTGTGCCTGGCCAATGCCGGGCAGGCGTTGCAGTTCGGGCAGCACATTGCGCGAGGCATAGTCACCCAGCGCCACCTGGTCGGTGGCCGGGTTGGTGGACGCGAGCATGGTAAACAGCAGGAAGTTCGAGCGCGCTTTGTCCACGCGCACGCCCTGCTGCGCC from the Verminephrobacter eiseniae EF01-2 genome contains:
- a CDS encoding glycine betaine ABC transporter substrate-binding protein, with the protein product MKNPLLARAFALTCVLLTAFWSTPSSAAPIVVGGKNFTEQQLMTEITTQLLEAKGFEIVKKDGMGSAVLRQAQENGQIDLYWEYTGTSLITYNKVSERFSPEDTYRKVKELDAAKGLVWLNPSRANNTYSLAMNADEANKQGIVSISDLAQAIRSGKALRFACNSEFYARPDGLRPLEKSYGFDFARAKLKRMDTGLTYQALKDRQVDIALVFATDGRVPAFNFVILKDDKGFFPAYALTPVVRKVVLDANPSLAPILNALSEKLDAPTMARLNASVDVSRKSLREVARDFLKQSGLIG
- a CDS encoding nitrilase-related carbon-nitrogen hydrolase, with amino-acid sequence MNQNLIKVAAAQIDGAYGDIGANLSRHLGLIAQARAGAVGLLVFPELSLCGHSAGKDALRLAMTRDDPVIAALAEASTDLHTVFGFIEEAPAGQFYNSQATVAHGKLIHVHRKVQLATYGKLRDGLYYAAGTVCGSFPLDARWQMATPICADLWNPALVHALACDGATLLAAPVSSAREAVGAGFDNPSAWDINLRFYALTYGVAIVMANRVGSEGMMSFWGGSRILDPFGQTVALGSASEEGLIIGEIDYESVRQARFLLPTVRDARALRQRAAKHALAQD
- a CDS encoding acyl-CoA dehydrogenase family protein; protein product: MQDFLLDDADRMFRAEVRAFLQRELAPRAVAIEDRQDWSAVKQVVRALGAAGYLRLMFADLYQGSLAQPGLTHATVLSEEAAYLNYAFETTIATALSCAYPLHRHASRRLCDTYLAPILDGAAIGAICVTETNVGSDSAGMETRMVFDAKTNEWVIDGFKRYISNASVADVYIVYGMASAGMTAIAVPGHAPGIRFPRNYTFMGRRGSLVGEVEFKDCRVSAEHLLGEPGGGSRIMRGMFNFERVILGGSGLGVARSAFDIAVAHAQQRQSFGQALGCKQLIWDKIAQMSWRIDAAELLTYRASKMYDAGSDGKALMKEAAMAKLVATETANFCANETVQILGGDGITKEFGRAEQIYRDARALTIVGGTSEMAKYLIASRDLPGLRITL
- a CDS encoding class I adenylate-forming enzyme family protein, whose product is MPTIASLFENTVSKYPDRPALACGASTLSYAAWNARVRRFAQALFNLGVRQMDRVAILQKTSEATPTAYMACQLLGAIAVPMNHRLSPDEAAYILRDAGARAVIYDDAMLPLMGKMVLALPDLRTFIRVRSAASDVSDVSGASGASGASGAPDAPGLPKHHHCFEALIDGATRLDAPLPQPGAEDISAIVYTSGTTGRPKGAIHTHGNDVAIATNCVMEYSLTCTDVALHIAPLYHVGGMQAYFLPHMVVGAANVILPRYTALTTLEAIARHRVTTLFAVPTQIQDMLFHPDFAAMDVSSLRMITTGGAAIAAATMQRVIHEFCPRVFNGYGMTEASLTLLLHPRDALAHLGSCGKPTLISTCRVIRNDPERRVAASETLAAGEVGQLIVRGPQLVARYWNDPAETEKKFRDGWLYTGDLFSVDDAGYFHFHGRADDMIVSGGENIYPREIEEVLYHCPGVQEAAVIGLPDPKWGQAVTAFVVKSDIDLLAAEVIAFCKASLTSYKCPKQVFFLDQLPRNPSGKILRRELAPQPGVSA
- a CDS encoding enoyl-CoA hydratase/isomerase family protein is translated as MSQAVLYEQDAAIVTPTLHRPATRNALTDMEMIDALAARLSCAQADARVRMIVPTGAGPAFSSGGNIEHMRDALGLLQTIAENPPASCACPNGPCGKGSGWTCPACWNRQPHFKALRTARQTTVRRSPRRFKNARRCVPET
- a CDS encoding MmgE/PrpD family protein; its protein translation is MDTPAFIHRLAFEDLPAAVVEQGRLCLLDLLGVALAGRQTALSRIASDHAVEFFGAGKLRSRILFDGRSASPVGAGMAGAMTIDSCDGHDGHAQTKGHVGVTVLPALLALADRRHDMPAMPAMGSREFLTALVLGYEIGTRAGIALHASACDYHTSGAWNALAAAALAARLLPLDIQQTREALGIAEYHGPRSQMMRCIDHPTMVKDGSGWGCMAGLSAGFLAQRGFTGAPALTLEQPAAQVYWDDLGTRWRILEQYFKPQPVCRWAHPAIDAAQALRRRHGLASEQIRSVRIATFHHATRLSHPQPATTEQAQYSLPFPVAVALKYGAVRFDALTGEALEDAEVLRLSHAIRAEERAEFSARFPEQRVADVRIELFDGRHFDSGPTQASGDPDLPLAASAIRQKFWRFAEGVHSKPQELANRVERLGADDTPIAPLLDLVLGELQRHRSSHRGMT
- a CDS encoding GlxA family transcriptional regulator, which encodes MKPDPVLTQRMGFFLVPHFSMMALSSATEPLRAANRVAGKPLYSWHLVSADGEPVPSSSGFALLPEFAMTLAPEFSHFFVVASIGVADYRNQQVFQFLRRYAASGRPLGGISLGSMILARAGLLDQRRCTIHWEALRALADEFPAIEVCRDLYCVDGNRLTCAGGTAAMDLMLELIARQHSRQLAVEVADQFLHTRIRSAAESQKMAIEWRYGVADRRIVNAITLMEQNIERPIPMKTIASLVGISPRQFERMWWKHFNMRPSQFYIELRLKAAQKLLHESTWSLLDIAMRCGFTGASHFGRCYRKLFDRTPGEERNATPR
- a CDS encoding efflux transporter outer membrane subunit, whose protein sequence is MIERRQSIAATAAIAATRTLPLRLCAVALLMTQAGCSVMTTAYERPAAPVPASYALAAADAPQGAASLLPWQDYFADPRLRQLLDIALTNNRDLRVAMLNVEQTRAQFQLRRADLYPGVDLNAKASRARATDGKPNPSFGLGLAVTAWEIDFFGRIARLKDQALAQYLASQEGRNAAQLSLVASVANGWLNLLADEELLGLSRQTLASRESSARLTRMRLDAGVVSELDWRQAESLTQDARATLAQQQRQRAVDENALALLLGQALPDDIRASLARSRLADAPALVPLPAGLPSELLTRRPDIRQAEQQLIAAKASMDAARAAFFPHITLTAQAGTASDALSGLFHGGSWGFSIAPSLLLALFDAGRNQAQLEVSEAVRSIAVAQYEKAIQTAFREVSDALAGQATLGEQVQARQNQAQAEAASLRLAELRYLNGVASHLDLLDAQRSLFSTQQAVVQTRLAQLQNQVTLYKALGGGAPDTVAKAPS